The DNA region TTGGCGAACTGAAGGTCAGTCTTGTAGCCCAGTTCCTTCAGCGACTTCTCGACGTTGCCGCCATCGGCGATCCAGCGCTCGGACGTCTGCGTGGGCATCGAAATGCCCACCAGTGAATCGCTGGGATTGGCGCTGGCAGTGGATGCGGCTTCGCCGCCTCGGCTTCCGCAACCAGTGGCCCCCACAGTGACTGCGAGGACGACGGCGACGGCGCCCAGGAGTTTCTTAATTCTCACGTTTATTTCTCCTTCCGCGGGCCGCTAAGTCCGCGAAGTGTTGCTAAGTCGGCAAGCATCTGCGCTTACCGAGAGAGTGGGGCGGCCAGTATTACCTGGTCATTTTGATGCCCCGGTCCGGAGTCCCCAGGCATCCAAGGAGCCGCGGGCCGGCAGGGAGCCGTACTCCCTCCCAGGCCTTGTTGCGGATCCTCTAAGGTTGTTAGTACTGTTAGCGCTAACAACTGCGAGCTTACTACCTGCTGCCGATGTGAGTCAAATCACTTTTTAGCAACGGCGCAGTGGCAGGGCTGCCTGGGCCGTCACAGTTGCACCAGGAAGTCAGTGCGTGCGTGGCGGACACCGTTGATCTGCACCTCCAGGGAATGCACGCCCGGATGATGCACCCTGGTGGTCATGGGCCTGAACAGATGGCGCTTTGAGAGTGCTTTGGTCTCGCCCGCGGCCAGGGTAAGTGTGGTTATCTTGAAGACCTTGGCGGCCTGGCTGCCGTTGGCTTTGAGGTAGTGGACCACATAATCCACGGCGAGCCGTACGTCCTCGGTGCCAGTGTTGGAGATGTCGAAGTCGAACACAAGTTCCGCCGGCATCTTCACCACCTGCCGGTCAAGCCGGGGCGCAGTCACCGCGACCGACGCCGGGGCGAACCCCTGCAGCGAAAGCGCGCCCGGATGTGCGTTCTTGATGAGGGTTCGCAGTCCGTGCCTGACCACCCACGCGGTATTGGCGTCGGGTGCGGCCAGCCAGGCTGCCGCTGTCATCACCACAGTCCCGGGTGCGTGCCGGGCCAGATCGTTGAGGTGGTTGGCTACTGACCGCCGCACATACTCGGAGGGATCCCGGTAGAGGGCGTCCAGGATGGGAACGGTTGCTTCGGGGCGCTGAACCAACCCGGGAACCCGCACGGCCCATGGAAGATAGGCCCGCGTCCCCTCGCTGGCCAGGCGCCGGACGTGCTCATCAGGGTGGGCTGTCCAGATCAGGATGGCCTTCAGTGCACGGTCCGGATCCCGGGCCAGCAGGCGGCGGATGGCGAACTCGCCGGTGAGCCGGGGCGTCAACTCGGTGAGCAGTACCAGGCAGTCGTCGAAATCTTCTGCTGTGCCCGACTCCAGTGCCAGGGTGACTGCCGCTTCGGACACCGGCCACAGGATCCAGCCAGTGAAGCCGGGGAGGGACAGGGCCCTGCGGAACATGCGTGCCGCCGTCGTGTAGCCCGGTCCGGGCAGCCCGTGAAGCTCTGTGAGCAGCGCGTGGCTAACATGGTCCGTGCGTTGGCGCAGGCTCATGCCGCCCAGTGTGGCGGCGGCAGCAGACACGTGAGGCCAGGGCGTTCCCGGTGCGGCCGCGGCGAGGATTTCCGTGAGCGATTCAACGCCCTGCCTGTTGATCAGTTCATTCATCACGCCCATTCAGTCAGGCTACCGCGGGCGGTCCGCTGTAATCTTCACGTTAGGAGAGTCATCAACGACGCAGGACGGAATCACAGTGGCAGAGCGGTCGGGAACAGGAAAGTCCGGCGCTTCGGGCAAGAACGCTAGCTGGTGGCGTGTCTTCCATGACAAGTTCGTGGTGGAGGAACGTTATATGGACCCCGACGCGCGCAGGGGCCTGTACCGGACCGCGGTGGTCCTCATGGGCTTGGGCACGGGCCTGTTCATTGCCACCTTGGTGGGTTTCCTGCAGTGGAGCGGGCTTTCCGCAGCGGATGAATCCTCCCGCAACTGGCTTCTTACGCTCCGCTCGGAGCCGCTGACCGGCGTGATGATCTTCCTGGCTGTGATCTTCGGGCCCATTGCCCTGCCGATCATTGTGCTGGTGGTCACCGTCGTGTGGGGGTTCGCAGCAAGGCACGCCTGGCGCCCCATTGTCCTTGCGGCCGCCATGCTTACCGGCGTTCT from Arthrobacter pascens includes:
- a CDS encoding DNA alkylation repair protein is translated as MGVMNELINRQGVESLTEILAAAAPGTPWPHVSAAAATLGGMSLRQRTDHVSHALLTELHGLPGPGYTTAARMFRRALSLPGFTGWILWPVSEAAVTLALESGTAEDFDDCLVLLTELTPRLTGEFAIRRLLARDPDRALKAILIWTAHPDEHVRRLASEGTRAYLPWAVRVPGLVQRPEATVPILDALYRDPSEYVRRSVANHLNDLARHAPGTVVMTAAAWLAAPDANTAWVVRHGLRTLIKNAHPGALSLQGFAPASVAVTAPRLDRQVVKMPAELVFDFDISNTGTEDVRLAVDYVVHYLKANGSQAAKVFKITTLTLAAGETKALSKRHLFRPMTTRVHHPGVHSLEVQINGVRHARTDFLVQL
- a CDS encoding phosphatase PAP2 family protein, whose translation is MAERSGTGKSGASGKNASWWRVFHDKFVVEERYMDPDARRGLYRTAVVLMGLGTGLFIATLVGFLQWSGLSAADESSRNWLLTLRSEPLTGVMIFLAVIFGPIALPIIVLVVTVVWGFAARHAWRPIVLAAAMLTGVLVSQIILPIVRRSRPPLELMLFGADHTFSFPSGHVLGACDFLLVTAFLIFSRRENPRAAVIGFVGAGIGILLASISRLYLGYHWVSDALASIFLSLVILGAAIALDTWRTARIPGERITGELSKADAPGD